In one Silene latifolia isolate original U9 population chromosome 10, ASM4854445v1, whole genome shotgun sequence genomic region, the following are encoded:
- the LOC141608823 gene encoding putative prolyl 4-hydroxylase 12: protein MVGDGAGLDPSRNPRSSGVVGVWDGQFLVVCHGGGGGFGGDLAFEGRSTGFEEVFGGSCARGYHIRKDTILWVIPLMATVILSLSNTSRGGEISFPESQIKTSGLKSKLWPYSVSRNNLLKPVKGNAILFFNVHPNASPDKRSLHERNPVTEGGMWSAVKVFYLRAVSGITAPTDHENSDCTDEDESCSKWAALGECQRNAVFMVGSPDYYGTCRKSCKVC, encoded by the exons ATGGTGGGTGATGGTGCCGGGTTGGATCCATCGAGGAATCCAA GGAGCAGTGGCGTCGTGGGGGTTTGGGACGGACAGTTCCTGGTTGTTTGTCATGGTGGAGGAGGCGGGTTTGGTGGAGATTTGGCGTTTGAAGGAAGGTCGACGGGGTTTGAGGAGGTTTTTGGCGGATCGTGTGCTCGTGGATACCATATAAGAAAG GATACAATATTATGGGTAATACCTTTGATGGCGACTGTAATCTTGAGTCTTTCAAACACTTCTCGGGGTGGTGAGATTTCCTTCCCTGAATCTCAG ATCAAAACCTCGGGACTGAAGAGCAAGTTGTGGCCTTACTCTGTTAGCCGTAACAATTTACTGAAACCCGTTAAAGGAAACGCTATTCTATTCTTCAATGTCCACCCAAATGCATCTCCTGACAAAAGGAGCCTCCACGAGAGAAACCCGGTGACTGAAGGCGGAATGTGGTCTGCTGTCAAAGTATTTTACCTGAGAGCAGTCAGTGGGATTACTGCTCCAACTGATCACGAAAACAGTGACTGCACGGATGAAGACGAAAGCTGCTCAAAATGGGCTGCATTAGGGGAATGCCAAAGAAATGCAGTATTCATGGTTGGGTCTCCTGATTATTACGGGACATGTCGAAAGAGCTGCAAAGTCTGCTGA
- the LOC141608824 gene encoding uncharacterized protein LOC141608824, translating to MRNLVKTCLLIYTFIFFNTTRWCSCKAGNSPNNSALRCKPSERAALLNFNHNLTFFDKDVSSSWEGEECCKWTGVVCDNTTGHILELHLNGDDTNHVLKMEKLEYLLELKQLQSLDLSRNNFSYRPVPRFMGFMKQLRHLNLNSASLGGSIPNGLGNLTNLLVLDLSNNKLSGEIPAFLGNLSSLKKLYLSTNNLTSNTSSLTFPSNLEYLDLSSNLLSGKILTSIGKLSKLKTLDITSNSLNGRVLSEPHFANLSSLTVLDMSDTMLTLNLSSAWVPPFQLLTFDADSCKINGQLPPWLQTQKNLSGLILSDANISGIMPSWFHTFQQLGFVDLSNNHLSGFPIFPSTFTIDLSNNLFSGPLLEGVGHIMPNLETVILSNNKISGLIPNSFCQLMWLEFLDIQNNSLSGEIPNCFANISSLTLVSLSYNKLKGNIPCFNTSYSFNNEFYLHLNDNMLSGEIPSCLSDITNLKVLDIGENHLSGKMIKWFSSVKFKELKILRLRKNKFSGTIPRQLCSLPQLQTLDLAHNRFSGSIPRCLSNLRAMTSLTNIDTSDQDLDTSGVSEVIQGIERAYTSTLPYLVDIDLSCNNLVGSIPNDVTKMSSLLSLNLSHNQLSGTIPNNIGGLRSLISLDLSKNKLRGSIPTSMGELYCLSHLDLSYNNLSGPIPTGNQLQTLSDQASIYAGNPDLCGDFLLKKCKSKVDEQDKGRSNKGKGDNKEKLEKMGLDLVVMSGFATGFWGVVGSLALNTRWRHAVFQRLEDGYNWLYVILVLKARVVKARINRR from the exons ATGAGGAATTTGGTAAAAACTTGCCTACTGATTTACACATTCATCTTTTTCAATACTACTAGATGGTGTAGCTGTAAGGCGGGTAACTCACCCAACAACTCAGCCTTGCGGTGTAAACCTTCTGAAAGAGCGGCCCTGCTCAACTTCAACCACAACCTCACCTTTTTCGACAAAGATGTTTCATCTTCATGGGAAGGTGAGGAATGCTGTAAATGGACAGGGGTGGTCTGTGATAACACAACCGGCCACATTCTCGAGCTCCATCTTAACGGAGACGACACTAATCACGTGCTTAAAATGGAGAAGCTCGAGTATTTGCTTGAGCTGAAACAACTGCAGAGCTTGGACTTGAGCCGCAATAACTTCAGTTATAGGCCAGTACCGAGATTTATGGGTTTTATGAAGCAACTCAGGCATCTCAATCTCAATTCTGCTTCCCTTGGTGGATCAATTCCTAATGGATTAGGTAACCTCACTAACCTGCTTGTCCTTGATCTTTCTAATAACAAGTTATCAGGTGAGATTCCAGCATTTTTGGGGAATCTATCAAGTTTGAAGAAACTATATCTTTCAACAAataatttgacctcaaatacatCCTCCCTTACGTTTCCATCAAACTTGGAGTACTTAGATCTTTCTAGTAATCTACTGAGTGGAAAAATACTAACATCAATAGGAAAACTTTCCAAGCTGAAAACTTTAGATATTACCTCCAATTCATTAAATGGTAGAGTTTTGTCTGAACCCCACTTTGCTAATCTCTCAAGTTTGACAGTACTAGACATGTCTGATACCATGCTAACCCTTAACCTCTCTTCTGCTTGGGTGCCTCCATTCCAACTTTTAACATTTGATGCCGATAGCTGCAAAATCAACGGACAACTTCCGCCATGGCTTCAAACTCAAAAGAACCTATCAGGACTCATATTGTCTGATGCAAATATCTCCGGGATCATGCCTAGCTGGTTTCATACATTTCAACAACTTGGGTTTGTGGATCTTTCTAACAACCACCTTAGCGGCTTTCCTATTTTCCCATCAACTTTTACG ATAGATctctcaaataatttattctcTGGGCCACTACTAGAAGGTGTAGGTCATATAATGCCCAACCTGGAAACCGTCATcctttctaataataaaattagtgGTCTAATCCCCAATTCTTTTTGCCAACTTATGTGGTTGGAATTTTTAGATATTCAAAATAATAGTTTATCGGGCGAAATTCCAAATTGTTTCGCCAACATTTCAAGTCTTACACTAGTAAGTCTCTCGTACAACAAGCTCAAAGGAAATATTCCCTGCTTTAATACGAGTTATAGTTTTAACAATGAATTTTATTTGCATTTGAATGACAACATGTTGAGCGGAGAGATCCCTTCATGCTTGAGCGATATCACAAATCTGAAAGTTTTAGACATTGGTGAAAATCATCTCTCCGGCAAAATGATCAAGTGGTTTAGTTCCGTAAAATTTAAGGAACTGAAAATACTTAGGCTTAGAAAAAACAAGTTTAGTGGCACTATTCCTAGGCAATTATGCTCCTTGCCTCAGCTCCAAACCCTAGATCTTGCCCATAATCGTTTTTCAGGATCCATTCCTCGTTGTTTAAGTAACCTTAGAGCAATGACTTCACTGACTAATATTGATACATCAGATCAGGATTTGGATACAAGTGGTGTTAGTGAGGTAATTCAAGGAATAGAGCGTGCATATACCAGCACGCTACCGTATTTGGTGGATATAGACCTCTCTTGCAATAACTTGGTCGGAAGCATTCCTAACGACGTGACAAAGATGTCCAGCTTGTTGAGTCTCAACTTGTCGCATAATCAGTTATCTGGAACTATTCCTAATAATATTGGGGGTTTGAGGTCATTGATATCATTGGACTTGTCAAAGAATAAGCTTAGGGGAAGTATCCCTACCAGCATGGGGGAACTATATTGCTTGAGCCACCTTGACTTGTCATACAACAATTTATCAGGCCCAATCCCGACGGGCAATCAGCTGCAAACTCTATCTGATCAAGCCTCAATATATGCCGGAAATCCTGATCTCTGTGGTGATTTTCTACTTAAGAAGTGTAAAAGCAAAGTGGATGAGCAAGATAAGGGTAGGAGCAATAAAGGCAAAGGCGATAATAAGGAGAAACTCGAGAAAATGGGGTTGGACCTGGTAGTAATGTCGGGATTTGCTACTGGTTTTTGGGGTGTTGTTGGGAGTTTGGCGTTGAATACAAGGTGGAGGCATGCAGTTTTCCAGCGTCTCGAGGATGGTTATAATTGGTTGTATGTGATACTTGTTCTAAAGGCGAGGGTGGTCAAAGCGAGGATTAACAGGAGATAA